One stretch of Suricata suricatta isolate VVHF042 chromosome 13, meerkat_22Aug2017_6uvM2_HiC, whole genome shotgun sequence DNA includes these proteins:
- the FAM166B gene encoding protein FAM166B isoform X1, which produces MAMASTFIPGLNPQNPHYIPGYTGHCPLLRFSMGQTYGQVTGQLLRGVPGLAWPPAHRTLLPPIRPPRSPKVPRGSVPVRRGHERLSSSMIPGYTGFVPQAQFIFAKNCSQVWAEALNDFTQWSGGQGSQELPKEAKGEKDMGKDQELKPESELETEKELEPEQEAEQASPYSMDDKDPRKFFMPGPTPRTWACYLTMGAMCQGISSSSVTHMGISPMMHWASAPSRSSSWYRYLDFKFCLFFLSQPSFCKEDRWALGGGRGRHKEKWFGGRAPFLLIGVINK; this is translated from the exons ATGGCTATGGCCAGCACCTTCATACCAGGGCTGAACCCCCAGAACCCTCATTATATCCCTGG GTATACCGGACACTGCCCACTACTTCGATTCAGCATGGGCCAGACCTATGGGCAGGTGACTGGTCAGCTACTTCGAGGAgttcctggcctggcctggccccctGCCCATCGCACACTTCTGCCTCCCATCCGGCCTCCACGATCTCCTAAGGTTCCCAGGGGAAGCGTGCCTGTCAGGCGTGGGCATGAAAGGCTCAGCTCCAGCATGATCCCAGGGTACacag GTTTTGTACCCCAGGCCCAGTTCATCTTTGCCAAGAACTGTAGCCAGGTCTGGGCTGAGGCTCTGAATGATTTCACTCAGTGGTCTGGGGGACAAGGGAGTCAAGAGCTGCCAAAGGAAGCCAAGGGAGAAAAAGACATGGGGAAAGACCAAGAACTAAAGCCGGAGTCAGagctggagacagagaaagagctggAGCCGGAGCAAGAAGCAGAACAA GCTTCCCCCTATTCCATGGATGACAAAGATCCTCGCAAGTTCTTCATGCCAG GACCTACCCCCAGAACCTGGGCCTGTTACCTAACTATGGGGGCTATGTGCCAG GGTATAAGTTCCAGTTCGGTCACACATATGGGCATCTCACCCATGATGCACTGGGCCTCAGCACCCTCCAGAAGCAGCTCCTGGTATAGGTACCTGGACTTCaagttctgtcttttcttcctatCCCAGCCTTCCTTTTGCAAGGAAGACAGGTGGGCCCTGGGTGGGGGACGGGGAAGGCACAAAGAAAAGTGGTTTGGAGGCCGAGCACCTTTTTTATTAATAggtgtaataaataaataa
- the FAM166B gene encoding protein FAM166B isoform X3 → MAMASTFIPGLNPQNPHYIPGMGQTYGQVTGQLLRGVPGLAWPPAHRTLLPPIRPPRSPKVPRGSVPVRRGHERLSSSMIPGYTGFVPQAQFIFAKNCSQVWAEALNDFTQWSGGQGSQELPKEAKGEKDMGKDQELKPESELETEKELEPEQEAEQASPYSMDDKDPRKFFMPGPTPRTWACYLTMGAMCQGISSSSVTHMGISPMMHWASAPSRSSSWYRYLDFKFCLFFLSQPSFCKEDRWALGGGRGRHKEKWFGGRAPFLLIGVINK, encoded by the exons ATGGCTATGGCCAGCACCTTCATACCAGGGCTGAACCCCCAGAACCCTCATTATATCCCTGG CATGGGCCAGACCTATGGGCAGGTGACTGGTCAGCTACTTCGAGGAgttcctggcctggcctggccccctGCCCATCGCACACTTCTGCCTCCCATCCGGCCTCCACGATCTCCTAAGGTTCCCAGGGGAAGCGTGCCTGTCAGGCGTGGGCATGAAAGGCTCAGCTCCAGCATGATCCCAGGGTACacag GTTTTGTACCCCAGGCCCAGTTCATCTTTGCCAAGAACTGTAGCCAGGTCTGGGCTGAGGCTCTGAATGATTTCACTCAGTGGTCTGGGGGACAAGGGAGTCAAGAGCTGCCAAAGGAAGCCAAGGGAGAAAAAGACATGGGGAAAGACCAAGAACTAAAGCCGGAGTCAGagctggagacagagaaagagctggAGCCGGAGCAAGAAGCAGAACAA GCTTCCCCCTATTCCATGGATGACAAAGATCCTCGCAAGTTCTTCATGCCAG GACCTACCCCCAGAACCTGGGCCTGTTACCTAACTATGGGGGCTATGTGCCAG GGTATAAGTTCCAGTTCGGTCACACATATGGGCATCTCACCCATGATGCACTGGGCCTCAGCACCCTCCAGAAGCAGCTCCTGGTATAGGTACCTGGACTTCaagttctgtcttttcttcctatCCCAGCCTTCCTTTTGCAAGGAAGACAGGTGGGCCCTGGGTGGGGGACGGGGAAGGCACAAAGAAAAGTGGTTTGGAGGCCGAGCACCTTTTTTATTAATAggtgtaataaataaataa
- the FAM166B gene encoding protein FAM166B isoform X2 — protein MAMASTFIPGLNPQNPHYIPGYTGHCPLLRFSMGQTYGQVTGQLLRGVPGLAWPPAHRTLLPPIRPPRSPKVPRGSVPVRRGHERLSSSMIPGYTGFVPQAQFIFAKNCSQVWAEALNDFTQWSGGQGSQELPKEAKGEKDMGKDQELKPESELETEKELEPEQEAEQASPYSMDDKDPRKFFMPGFTGYVPRARFLFGSTFPVLTNRALQEFGQMYSGGRPQKDPKHLPPLSRTYPQNLGLLPNYGGYVPGYKFQFGHTYGHLTHDALGLSTLQKQLLV, from the exons ATGGCTATGGCCAGCACCTTCATACCAGGGCTGAACCCCCAGAACCCTCATTATATCCCTGG GTATACCGGACACTGCCCACTACTTCGATTCAGCATGGGCCAGACCTATGGGCAGGTGACTGGTCAGCTACTTCGAGGAgttcctggcctggcctggccccctGCCCATCGCACACTTCTGCCTCCCATCCGGCCTCCACGATCTCCTAAGGTTCCCAGGGGAAGCGTGCCTGTCAGGCGTGGGCATGAAAGGCTCAGCTCCAGCATGATCCCAGGGTACacag GTTTTGTACCCCAGGCCCAGTTCATCTTTGCCAAGAACTGTAGCCAGGTCTGGGCTGAGGCTCTGAATGATTTCACTCAGTGGTCTGGGGGACAAGGGAGTCAAGAGCTGCCAAAGGAAGCCAAGGGAGAAAAAGACATGGGGAAAGACCAAGAACTAAAGCCGGAGTCAGagctggagacagagaaagagctggAGCCGGAGCAAGAAGCAGAACAA GCTTCCCCCTATTCCATGGATGACAAAGATCCTCGCAAGTTCTTCATGCCAG GCTTCACTGGTTATGTGCCCCGGGCCCGCTTCCTCTTCGGCTCCACCTTTCCTGTACTCACCAACCGGGCACTGCAAGAATTTGGACAGATGTATTCAGGGGGCAGACCCCAGAAGGATCCCAAACATCTTCCCCCACTTTCTAGGACCTACCCCCAGAACCTGGGCCTGTTACCTAACTATGGGGGCTATGTGCCAG GGTATAAGTTCCAGTTCGGTCACACATATGGGCATCTCACCCATGATGCACTGGGCCTCAGCACCCTCCAGAAGCAGCTCCTGGTATAG
- the RUSC2 gene encoding iporin isoform X1 — translation MPLFEISRMDSPPKLTGETLIVHHIPLVHCQVPDRQCCGGAGGGSGSTRSNPFCPPELGITQPDQDLGQADSLLYNSLHSVPEGSARSVDSTKSRVRDGRGPGAPKRHNPFLLQEGVAEPGLGDLYDDSTGDSATQQSFHLHGAGQPTLHLSPFQLPPPGPRVGRPWGATRSRAGVVEGQEQEPVATLDTQKCNTSHCCRPELEAETMELDECGGPGGSGSGGGASDTFGFSFDQEWKISSDESPRNPRYSGSGPQHCRCSSTSSQSEAADQSMGYVSDSSCNSSDGVLVTFSTLYNKMHGNSHANLNSAPQSCSNSSFCSHSDPGAFYLDLQPSPAESKMSCESHHPDSGGREGSYGCPHASSPELDANCNSYRPHCEPCPAVADLTACFQSQARLVVATQNYYKLVTCDLSSQSSPSPAGSSITSCSEEHTKISPVPGPGPDPGPSQPSEYYLFQRPEFQPEEQEAVSSSVEAAAPVGPTVIEGQVYTNTSPPNLSTGRQRSRSCDRTLTRSPPVRLGSLERMLSCPVRLSEGPAAHAGPGSPPRRVTSFAELAKGRKKAAGSGSPPLRLSIGDSSQEFSPIQEAQQDRVGPLDEGTRCSHSLPPMPSGPGMDLVGPEPWSTQVCQGPQSNDMPPAGLRAAGQGPLAQLMDPGPALPGSSANSHTQKDARARADGGGAESRPVLRYSKEQRPTTLPIQPFVFQHHFPKQLAKARALHSLSQLYSLSSCGRAQQPAPLAAPTAQVPALAPSGESQAPSNRGARKAGPEPETSRPSPLGSYSPIRSAGPFGPSTDSSASTSCSPPPEQATGTESPPPWNHSCPPVARPATSQQPQKEDQKILTLAEYRLHGTGSLPPLGSWRSSLSRAESLSRGGGEGSMASRPNNANHLSPQALKWREYRRKNPLGPPGLSGSLDRRPQEARLARRNHIFEFPGSFSAAGHLNCQMNGQVVKPLPLTCPDFQDPFSLTEKPPAEFCLSPDGNSEAVSIDLLQKKGLVKAVNTAVDLIVAHFGTSRDPGVKAKLGNSSVSPNVGHLVLKYLCPAVQAVLEDGLKAFVLDVIIGQRKNMPWSVVEASTQLGPSTKVLHGLYNKVSQFPELTSHTMRFNAFILGLLNIRSLEFWFNHLYNHEDIIQTHYQPWGFLSAAHTVCPGLFEELLLLLQPLALLPFSLDLLFQHRLLQSGQQQRQHKELLRVSQDLLLSAHSTLQLARARGQEGPGDTDRAVHGERVKGVGASEGGEDEEEEETEEVAEAAGGPGHGRWARGGQAGWWYQLMQSSQVYIDGSAECSRFPRGGGSSSSEKKKGSGGGGPPPREGVVEGAEACPAPEETLGRDRGWPFWMGSPPDSVLAELRRSREREGSTAPSAENEEGASEPSPGGIKWGHLFGSRKAQRETRPTNRLPSDWLSLDKSMFQLVAQTVGARREPEPRESLQEPPSPSLPSKPPCEVKALCHHLATGPGQLSFRKGDILRVLGPAGGDWLRCSRGPDTGLVPLTYVTLTPTPSPTPGSSQN, via the exons ATGCCCTTGTTCGAAATTTCCAGAATGGATAGTCCCCCAAAGCTGACTGGAGAGACCCTCATCGTCCACCACATCCCCCTGGTGCACTGTCAAGTCCCAGACAGGCAGTGCTGtggaggagcaggtgggggtAGTGGGAGCACAAGATCCAATCCCTTCTGCCCACCTGAGCTGGGCATCACCCAGCCTGATCAAGACCTAGGACAAGCTGACTCGCTGCTATACAACAGTCTGCACTCTGTTCCGGAGGGATCTGCGCGGTCTGTAGACAGCACAAAGAGTAGGGTGCGGGATGGAAGAGGCCCCGGGGCCCCAAAACGACACAATCCCTTTCTGCTGCAAGAAGGTGTGGCTGAGCCAGGACTTGGTGATCTATATGATGACAGCACTGGTGATAGTGCCACCCAGCAGTCCTTCCACCTGCATGGGGCTGGTCAGCCCACCTTACATCTATCCCCTTTCCAGCTGCCACCACCTGGCCCTAGAGTGGGCAGGCCGTGGGGGGCAACACGTAGTCGGGCTggagtagtggaggggcaggagcaggagcCAGTGGCCACCTTGGATACCCAGAAGTGCAACACTAGCCACTGCTGCCGGCCAGAACTGGAAGCGGAGACCATGGAGCTGGATGAGTGTGGGGGACCTGGTGGAAGTGGCAGTGGGGGTGGAGCCAGTGATACCTTTGGCTTTTCCTTTGATCAGGAATGGAAAATCAGTTCAGATGAATCCCCAAGGAACCCAAGATACTCAGGCTCAGGACCTCAGCACTGCCGCTGCAGTAGCACATCCAGTCAGTCCGAGGCAGCTGACCAGTCCATGGGCTATGTGAGTGACTCCTCCTGCAACAGTTCAGATGGTGTGCTGGTCACCTTCAGCACCCTCTACAACAAGATGCATGGCAACTCCCATGCCAATCTCAACTCCGCCCCACAGTCTTGCAGCAACTCTTCCTTCTGCAGCCACTCAGACCCTGGCGCCTTCTACCTGGACCTGCAGCCCTCCCCAGCTGAGTCTAAGATGTCTTGTGagtcccaccaccctgacagtggaggaagggaggggagctATGGATGTCCTCATGCCTCATCTCCTGAGCTCGATGCCAACTGCAATTCCTACCGCCCACACTGTGAGCCCTGCCCAGCTGTGGCTGACCTCACAGCCTGCTTCCAGAGCCAGGCCCGTCTTGTTGTGGCCACACAGAATTACTATAAACTTGTCACCTGTGACCTGTCCTCCCAATCATCCCCAAGCCCAGCTGGCTCTTCCATCACCAGCTGCTCTGAGGAACACACCAAGATAAGCCCTGTACCAGGCCCTGGTCCAGACCCTGGCCCCAGCCAGCCCTCTGAGTATTACCTATTCCAGAGGCCAGAATTCCAGCCAGAGGAACAAGAAGCAGTGAGTTCCTCAGTGGAAGCAGCAGCTCCTGTGGGCCCCACTGTGATCGAGGGGCAAGTGTACACTAACACTTCACCCCCCAATCTTAGCACTGGACGCCAGCGCTCTCGAAGCTGTGATCGCACCCTCACGCGCAGCCCTCCTGTCCGCCTGGGCTCACTGGAACGCATGTTGAGTTGCCCAGTGCGCCTGAGTGAGGGTCCTGCGGCCCACGCTGGGCCTGGCTCCCCGCCTAGGCGGGTCACCTCCTTTGCTGAGCTTGCCAAAGGCCGGAAGAAAGCTGCAGGCTCTGGCTCTCCGCCACTTCGACTGAGCATTGGGGACTCCTCCCAGGAGTTCTCACCCATCCAAGAAGCCCAGCAAGATAGGGTGGGCCCACTGGATGAGGGCACTCGCTGTAGCCATAGCCTACCACCCATGCCCTCAGGGCCAGGCATGGACCTAGTTGGCCCAGAGCCCTGGTCCACCCAGGTCTGTCAGGGCCCCCAGTCCAATGATATGCCACCTGCTGGCCTCAGAGCTGCTGGGCAAGGCCCCCTGGCCCAGCTGATGGATCCAGGGCCTGCTCTCCCAGGGAGCTCAGCCAACAGCCATACACAGAAGGATGCAAGAGCTAGAGCTGACG GAGGTGGTGCTGAGAGCCGACCAGTCCTTCGCTACAGCAAGGAGCAGAGGCCAACCACGCTGCCTATCCAGCCCTTCGTGTTCCAGCACCACTTCCCCAAGCAGTTGGCCAAGGCCCGGGCCCTCCACAGCCTTTCCCAGCTCTACAGCCTCTCTAGCTGTGGCCGTGCACAGCAGCCTGCCCCACTGGCTGCCCCCACTGCTCAAGTTCCAGCCTTAGCTCCCTCAGGGGAGTCACAGGCACCCTCCAACAGAGGTGCCAGGAAAGCTGGGCCTGAGCCAGAAACCTCACGGCCATCACCCCTGGGTAGCTACTCCCCCATCCGCAGTGCTGGCCCCTTTGGGCCCAGCACCGACTCTTCTGCTTCCACCTCGTGCTCCCCTCCTCCAGAGCAGGCTACAGGCACAGAAAGCCCACCCCCATGGAATCACTCCTGTCCTCCTGTTGCCCGGCCTGCCACCTCACAGCAGCCACAGAAGGAGGATCAGAAGATACTGACCTTGGCTGAGTACCGTCTACATGGAACAGGAAGTTtgcctcctctgggctcctggagATCTAGCCTCAGTCGAGCAGAAAGTCTATCCCGGGGAGGTGGTGAGGGCAGCATGGCCTCCAGGCCCAATAATG CCAACCACCTGTCCCCTCAAGCACTCAAGTGGCGGGAATACAGGAGGAAGAACCCACTAGGGCCACCTGGATTGTCAGGGAGCCTAGACCGAAGGCCACAGGAAGCTCGGCTAGCCCGAAGGAACCACATCTTTGAATTCCCTGGGTCCTTCAGTGCTGCTGGCCATCTGAACTGCCAGATGAATG GTCAAGTAGTGAAGCCATTACCACTGACCTGCCCTGACTTCCAAGACCCCTTTTCCTTGACTGAGAAGCCTCCAGCTGAGTTTTGTCTGTCCCCAGATGGCAACTCAGAGGCCGTTTCCATTGACCTGCTtcagaaaaaag GGCTGGTGAAGGCGGTTAACACTGCTGTGGACCTTATTGTGGCCCATTTTGGCACAAGCCGGGATCCTGGGGTAAAG GCAAAGCTGGGGAATAGTTCTGTGAGCCCCAATGTGGGCCACCTGGTTCTGAAGTACTTGTGCCCTGCGGTCCAGGCTGTGCTGGAAGATGGGCTTAAGGCCTTTGTGCTAGATGTCATCATTGGGCAACGTAAGAACATGCCATGGAGTGTGGTTGAGGCTTCCACACAGCTAG GCCCATCCACCAAGGTCCTGCATGGCCTCTACAACAAAGTCAGCCAATTCCCAGAGCTCACCAGTCACACCATGCGTTTCAACGCCTTCATTCTTGGCCTGCTCAA CATCCGGTCCCTGGAGTTCTGGTTTAACCACCTCTATAACCATGAAG ATATCATCCAGACCCATTACCAGCCATGGGGCTTCCTGAGTGCAGCGCATACTGTGTGCCCGGGCCTCTTtgaggagctgctgctgctgctacagCCCCTGGCCCTGCTGCCCTTCAGCCTCGACTTGCTGTTCCAGCACCGGCTGCTGCAAAGCgggcagcagcagcggcagcacaaGGAGCTGCTGCGGGTGTCCCAGGACCTACTGCTGTCTGCCCACTCAACGCTGCAGCTGGCCCGGGCTAGGGGCCAAGAGGGCCCTGGAGACACGGACAGGGCAGTCCATGGGGAGCGGGTGAAGGGTGTGGGTGCGTCAGAAGGTGGagaggatgaagaggaagaggagacagaagaggtgGCAGAAGcagctgggggcccagggcaTGGCAGGTGGGCCCGAGGTGGGCAGGCCGGCTGGTGGTACCAGCTCATGCAGAGCTCCCAGGTCTACATTGATGGTTCAGCCGAGTGCTCTAGGTTCCCCCGTGGTGGCGGCAGTAGCagcagtgagaaaaagaaagggtcaGGAGGTGGGGGGCCGCCCCCTCGAGAAGGAGTAGTCGAGGGGGCGgaggcctgccctgcccctgaAGAGACCCTTGGCCGAGACAGGGGCTGGCCCTTCTGGATGGGGAGCCCCCCTGATTCTGTGCTGGCTGAACTGAGGCGCAGCCGGGAGAGGGAAGGGTCCACTGCTCCCTCAGCAGAAAATGAGGAAGGAGCTTCAGAGCCTTCACCTGGGGGCATCAAGTGGGGCCACCTCTTTGGCTCCCGAAAGGCTCAGCGTGAGACCCGGCCCACAAACAG GCTACCCTCCGACTGGCTGAGCCTGGACAAGTCCATGTTCCAACTAGTGGCACAGACAGTGGGTGCCCGCCGGGAGCCAGAGCCCAGGGAGAGCCTGCAGGAGCCaccctctccatctctgccctccAAGCCGCCATG CGAGGTGAAGGCACTGTGCCATCATCTGGCCACAGGCCCTGGACAGCTGAGCTTCCGCAAGGGAGATATCCTCCGGGTGCTGGGGCCAGCTGGAGGAGACTGGCTGCGCTGCAGCCGTGGCCCTGACACCGGCCTGGTGCCACTAACCTATGTGACCTTGACCCCAACTCCAAGTCCAACCCCTGGAAGCAGCCAAAACTGA
- the RUSC2 gene encoding iporin isoform X2, producing MASRPNNANHLSPQALKWREYRRKNPLGPPGLSGSLDRRPQEARLARRNHIFEFPGSFSAAGHLNCQMNGQVVKPLPLTCPDFQDPFSLTEKPPAEFCLSPDGNSEAVSIDLLQKKGLVKAVNTAVDLIVAHFGTSRDPGVKAKLGNSSVSPNVGHLVLKYLCPAVQAVLEDGLKAFVLDVIIGQRKNMPWSVVEASTQLGPSTKVLHGLYNKVSQFPELTSHTMRFNAFILGLLNIRSLEFWFNHLYNHEDIIQTHYQPWGFLSAAHTVCPGLFEELLLLLQPLALLPFSLDLLFQHRLLQSGQQQRQHKELLRVSQDLLLSAHSTLQLARARGQEGPGDTDRAVHGERVKGVGASEGGEDEEEEETEEVAEAAGGPGHGRWARGGQAGWWYQLMQSSQVYIDGSAECSRFPRGGGSSSSEKKKGSGGGGPPPREGVVEGAEACPAPEETLGRDRGWPFWMGSPPDSVLAELRRSREREGSTAPSAENEEGASEPSPGGIKWGHLFGSRKAQRETRPTNRLPSDWLSLDKSMFQLVAQTVGARREPEPRESLQEPPSPSLPSKPPCEVKALCHHLATGPGQLSFRKGDILRVLGPAGGDWLRCSRGPDTGLVPLTYVTLTPTPSPTPGSSQN from the exons ATGGCCTCCAGGCCCAATAATG CCAACCACCTGTCCCCTCAAGCACTCAAGTGGCGGGAATACAGGAGGAAGAACCCACTAGGGCCACCTGGATTGTCAGGGAGCCTAGACCGAAGGCCACAGGAAGCTCGGCTAGCCCGAAGGAACCACATCTTTGAATTCCCTGGGTCCTTCAGTGCTGCTGGCCATCTGAACTGCCAGATGAATG GTCAAGTAGTGAAGCCATTACCACTGACCTGCCCTGACTTCCAAGACCCCTTTTCCTTGACTGAGAAGCCTCCAGCTGAGTTTTGTCTGTCCCCAGATGGCAACTCAGAGGCCGTTTCCATTGACCTGCTtcagaaaaaag GGCTGGTGAAGGCGGTTAACACTGCTGTGGACCTTATTGTGGCCCATTTTGGCACAAGCCGGGATCCTGGGGTAAAG GCAAAGCTGGGGAATAGTTCTGTGAGCCCCAATGTGGGCCACCTGGTTCTGAAGTACTTGTGCCCTGCGGTCCAGGCTGTGCTGGAAGATGGGCTTAAGGCCTTTGTGCTAGATGTCATCATTGGGCAACGTAAGAACATGCCATGGAGTGTGGTTGAGGCTTCCACACAGCTAG GCCCATCCACCAAGGTCCTGCATGGCCTCTACAACAAAGTCAGCCAATTCCCAGAGCTCACCAGTCACACCATGCGTTTCAACGCCTTCATTCTTGGCCTGCTCAA CATCCGGTCCCTGGAGTTCTGGTTTAACCACCTCTATAACCATGAAG ATATCATCCAGACCCATTACCAGCCATGGGGCTTCCTGAGTGCAGCGCATACTGTGTGCCCGGGCCTCTTtgaggagctgctgctgctgctacagCCCCTGGCCCTGCTGCCCTTCAGCCTCGACTTGCTGTTCCAGCACCGGCTGCTGCAAAGCgggcagcagcagcggcagcacaaGGAGCTGCTGCGGGTGTCCCAGGACCTACTGCTGTCTGCCCACTCAACGCTGCAGCTGGCCCGGGCTAGGGGCCAAGAGGGCCCTGGAGACACGGACAGGGCAGTCCATGGGGAGCGGGTGAAGGGTGTGGGTGCGTCAGAAGGTGGagaggatgaagaggaagaggagacagaagaggtgGCAGAAGcagctgggggcccagggcaTGGCAGGTGGGCCCGAGGTGGGCAGGCCGGCTGGTGGTACCAGCTCATGCAGAGCTCCCAGGTCTACATTGATGGTTCAGCCGAGTGCTCTAGGTTCCCCCGTGGTGGCGGCAGTAGCagcagtgagaaaaagaaagggtcaGGAGGTGGGGGGCCGCCCCCTCGAGAAGGAGTAGTCGAGGGGGCGgaggcctgccctgcccctgaAGAGACCCTTGGCCGAGACAGGGGCTGGCCCTTCTGGATGGGGAGCCCCCCTGATTCTGTGCTGGCTGAACTGAGGCGCAGCCGGGAGAGGGAAGGGTCCACTGCTCCCTCAGCAGAAAATGAGGAAGGAGCTTCAGAGCCTTCACCTGGGGGCATCAAGTGGGGCCACCTCTTTGGCTCCCGAAAGGCTCAGCGTGAGACCCGGCCCACAAACAG GCTACCCTCCGACTGGCTGAGCCTGGACAAGTCCATGTTCCAACTAGTGGCACAGACAGTGGGTGCCCGCCGGGAGCCAGAGCCCAGGGAGAGCCTGCAGGAGCCaccctctccatctctgccctccAAGCCGCCATG CGAGGTGAAGGCACTGTGCCATCATCTGGCCACAGGCCCTGGACAGCTGAGCTTCCGCAAGGGAGATATCCTCCGGGTGCTGGGGCCAGCTGGAGGAGACTGGCTGCGCTGCAGCCGTGGCCCTGACACCGGCCTGGTGCCACTAACCTATGTGACCTTGACCCCAACTCCAAGTCCAACCCCTGGAAGCAGCCAAAACTGA